The Arcanobacterium pinnipediorum genome includes the window AGAGTTGCCAACCCGCTGAGATTCAAACCCAATTCAAAACTGACTATTACCTGCTATATCAACGAAACATAGCCAAAAAACAACACGATCTGGCCTATAAGCCCACGATCTGACCAATAAGCCAATAAGCCCGATCTGGTCAATAAGCCAATAAGCCCAATCTGGCCAATAAGCCCGATCTGGCCAATAAGCCGAGATAACAAAAAGCCCTTCCGGAAGGAAGGGCTTTTTAAGAGAAACTTATCGAGTCTCGCGGTGAGTCTGGGACTGGTTGCACCTTGGGCAGTACTTCTTCAGTTCCAGGCGATCCGGCGTGTTACGACGGTTCTTCTTCGTAATGTAGTTGCGCTCCTTGCAAACCTCGCAAGCGAGGGTGATCTTGGGGCGAACGTCTGCAGACTTGCTAGCCACTGTTGTTACCTCACGTTCGGCTTGTTGAGAAGCGGGTGCTTCAATTTCGTTTGTAGCGGGGGCGGGGTTTGAACCCGCGACCTCACGATTATGAGTCGTGCGCTCTGACCAACTGAGCTACCCCGCCTCAAATCCATTTCGTGTGAAATGAATGGAGCCCCGAAAGGGAATCGAACCCTTGACCTTCTCCTTACCATGGAGACGCTCTGCCGACTGAGCTATCGGGGCAACGTTGGAAAGCTTACCAACTGAGATGGTAAAATACCAACCAAGCTAAGAAATCTTCTGGTGAAACATATCACCAGAAAACTTCACTTAGTTACTCACGTAACTAATCCGTGGCAGGTGAGGGATTTGAACCCCCGAAGGTTACCCGTCTGATTTACAGTCAGATGCATTTGGCCGCTCTGCAAACCTGCCGTGCACGAATTTTTAATAACCCGTGCGGATAACGAGATTACCAGCTCTACCCCCTAACGTGTCAAACTATAAGGGTAAGAAAACAGTGCTATGCACGTCACATTTTAAAAAATGAGGCATGAAAGAAGGAAATTATGGCTGATTCATCGTTCGATGTCGTCTCTGATTACGACTATCAAGAGGTCGATAACGCCGTTAATCAAACCGCTAAAGAAATTAAGCAGCGCTACGATTTTAAAAATGTTGGGGCATCGATTGAGTTGAGCGGAGAAACCATTACCATGATCGCCAACACACCGGAGCGAGTGCTGGCGATTTGGGATGTTCTCCAATCCAAACTTATTCGACGCGGATTATCTCTCAAGCAAGTTGACGTCGGCGAGGGAGAACCCAAAGCCTCCGGCAAAGAATATCGCCTCAGCGGTAGTCTAAAAAAGGGTATTGATCAGGCCAATGCTAAGAAGATCACCAAACTTATCCGCGATGAAGGCCCGAAGTCCGTTAAAGCACAGATTCAGGGCGCTGAGGTACGTGTTTCATCGAAATCGCGCGACGATCTCCAAGCCACCATCGCTTTACTGAAAAACGCATCGTTCGAGGTCGCTTTGCAGTTCGTCAACTTCCGCTAGTGAGCACAGCTAGAGAGCAAGTAGCTGCAGCAGAGCCAAGGAGAACATATATAAAAACACATTGTGGGAGGTCGAAATAAAGAATTTCGACCTCCCACAATGTGATTTTGTTGTCAGTTCGAGCTATCTGGCATAGCTGGAGGCAGGCTAATACAGCTTGCCATCGTGGTCTTCACCGCGTGAAACTGCAGTCATCGTTTCACGCTCAACGACCTTGATACGCTCACGGCCAGCGGCAGCGCCCAAAGCCTTCTCGAAGTCCTCGAGATGGTGCCACCCCTCCCAGTCCGTATAACGCACTCCGCGCTGATCAAGGACCGCACGGGAAGCCTCCCAGCCAACATTGTCGGTTGACGCATGTAACTTGCCGGCCTTGTAATCTTCAATGAGGTTTCCGATCGTTTCTTGCGCATCGGACTTCGTTGAACCAATCAAGCCTACTGGGCCACGTTTAATCCACCCTGTAGCATACATTCCCGGCAGGATTTCGCCGTCGTTTAACACCCGGCCACCTTCATTAGGAACGATGTAGTTCCGCTCGTCGAACGGAACGCCAGGAATAGGCGACGAAGCATAGCCAATCGCACGATAAACCGCCTGGACTGGGTAATCAATGAACTCCCCCGTACCCTTGACCGTCTCATCGCCCTGGAGCTCCATGCGCTCCATCCGAATTCCCTCAACATGCTCATCGCCCAAGATTTCTACCGGCGCCTGAAGCATATGGATATGGATTCGCCGCGAGGCAGTGAGATCTTCGGTATCTTGGAATGCGTAGTTGGTCAGTTGGTCAACCACTTGGCGAGCCATCTTTGACTCATCCATAGCTTTTTCCGAGCCAGCATCGTAGTCAAAGTCATCAGGATAGACGACGATGTCAACATCTGGCACGTGCCCCAGCTCGCGCAACTCCATCGGAGTGAACTTCACTTGCGCCGGTCCGCGTCGGCCAAAAACATGGACGTCGGTGATAGGTGATTGACGCAGTCCAGCTTCGACGTTTTCCGGAATCTCCGTACTCATCAGGTCCTGAGGGTGCTTGGCAAGAATTCGGGCAACATCGAGTGCCACATTTCCCACTCCTAAAACAGCCACTTCTTTAGCCTCTAATGGCCAGGTACGCGGCACATCGGGGTGACCGTCATACCAGTAAACAAAATCTGCTGCACCGTAAACCTCTGGCAAGTCAGAACCCGGAATATCAAACGGGCGATCACGATCAGCGCCAGTTGCTAACAGCACTGCATCGTAGTGCTCATGGAGCTCATCAAAAGTAATATCCTTGCCCACCTCAACATTGCCGACGAGGCGAATATCTCCGCGCTGCAACACATTGTATAGAGCAGTAATAATAGCTTTAATACGCGGATGGTCTGGTGCCACACCGTAACGGACCAGCCCGTAGGGTGCTGGTAACTTTTCATATAAGTCGATCTGCACATCGATATCTGACTTAGACAAGATGTCAGAAGCATAAATGCCTGCAGGGCCAGCGCCAATTACTGCAACCTGGAGTGGACGTTGAGTCACAATTACCTCTTTCAACCACCCACAGGTGGTCTATGATGATGTTCGAAGTTAAACCAGTGCTAATACTATCGAAATAGTGACACTGGTTAAATACTGGGTGATCAGGTCGACATCTTACCTTCCGGCTTTAACCAACTACTACCGGCACAACTCAACTACTACCAGCACAACTCAACTACTACCAGCACACTAGTTGGTCAACCCCAGGTCTGACTTTGGGCGCTCACGCTCATCTCAGTGCAATGGACGCGGTAGACTGCAGGTACCTAGTCGTCTCGAGAAAGGTCACGATATGTCGTTGTGGAAAAAGAAAAACTCAAAGCGTGCACTACCTCAGCAGTCGGTGCCTAAATCTAACGCCACACGATTAGTTGATGCTTCTCGCACTGTGACACGCATTGGCCTGGGAACGTTTATGAGCGTTGCCGGGATCTCGCATTTAACTACTGCCCGCGAAGAATTCCAGGCTCAAGTGCCACACTGGGTACCCCTCGATACCGACTTCGTCGTCGTTTCTTCTGGAGTTGTGGAAATCGGTTTGGGACTATCTATGCTTCTTCTTCCGAAACAAAAATTCTGGACCGGGACTGCATTAGCGCTCTTCTACGTCGCAATCTTCCCTGGAAATATCAGCCAATACGCTAATTCGATCGACGCTTTTGGATTGGATACCGACGCAAAGCGTCTCACTCGGCTCTTCTTCCAGCCCGTCTTGATCGGGCTTTCACTGTGGAGCGCAGGATTACCGGCGCTGAAGAATCGCACAACCGGCACCAATCGGTCCTAAGTTCTCTTCAAAACCTATAGCTGGGGGTGGGTGCGCACATCAGTGCGCACCCACCCCCACAGTTATATCTTGGACGCGAAGTCGTTACCGAGCGCGCCACCTGAAGCAAGGTCAGGCAGATTCACCTGGTCCGAATTCGCCGGTCTTTGCATCTAGGCGGATCACACCATAGGTCCATCCGCGCCGGCGATATGCAGCGCATGGTTGAGAGGTTTCCTCATCAATAAACAGGTAGAAGGGGTGACCAACTAGTTCCATCTCATCAATGGCTTGTTCAACCGACATCGGTTTAGCCTCGTAGAGTTTTTGCCGGACAACCACTGGAGAATCACCAACTTGCACTTCAACTGCTTCACCCACAACAGTTGGATGGGTTGGTAGATCGGAACTATCATGGGTGTCCACGTTCGTGGCAGTCACTTCTTGGAGTAACTGATCAACATCGAGTTCACCAGCTTGCATATCTTTTGCCGCTTGATGCTTGCGATCCTTCATTTTCTCGCTCTTACGACGCAAACGCTCAAACAATTTCTGCGCGGCGATATCTACCGAGCCGTAACGATCAGAGGTTGCCGCTTCAGCGCGCACAACCGGACCTTTATCGCGAACGGTAATCTCAATACGCTCAGATACTTCTGCTTGAGCCGGATTCGGCTCATGAGTTACTTCAACTTCCACACGTTGGGCTCGCGGAGCAAACTGCTCAATTTTTGCCAGCTTTTCGATAACGAATTCACGGAAGTTATCACTGACTTCGGCGTTACGGCCTTTTACTACAAATTCCACAATGACCTCCTTGGGTCGTGAGGGTAGCAACTTCATCGATGCTACTTTGAGGGTCTAGACTCGCTTGCGCGAGGAAGAAACACCATCACCTTCTTTCCTACCAGATAACATCTTCTGGACTCGATGTTCTTAACTATCTGGTGTTTCCATTATAGTGCCTCACGTCACAAAAGTGAATCTAGTTGCGCATTTAAATCTGATTTCAGCGCACAGCATACAGCACGGAAAACCAGATCCCATCCCGCAGCTAAACCAGCCACAATTTCCCCCGCTGCACAAAACCTGCTCGCGAACTTATCTCGGTGGCGTGATCGCTAAAACCAAGCCACCAACTACCCGGCCCCCGGCAGCTGCAATCGCATGCTGCGCACCGCGCAGAGTAGCCCCGGTGGTTAAAACGTCGTCGACCAAGATCACATCGCAACCAGAAAAATCACGAACCGCGCGTTGCCCGCGAATCTTACCCGAACGATCGCGCACCGACTCCCCCGCCCCATCGCAGGGAACTGATCGCAATCCATCCACCATCGCACAACCCCAAGAATGAGCCACACTTTGCGCCAAAACTTCTGTGGTTCGGTGCCCGTCGCGACGTCGGCGCCGCCCAGATGCTACCGGAACAACCACCAAACGATTGTGCCACGCTGCAGGAAAAGCCTCAGAAACATTCAAACTCGTGGCATTTTCAGCCATCAATGCACAAAATTCGCGATCTGCACGCCGATCACGAATATGCTTCCACCCCACTATTGCCCGCGCAACATCGCCGGCATAATTCGCCTTACCCCACACCGGGAATGCAACGATCTGGCCACCGTCGTCAGAAAACTCGACAAGAAAACGAGCATCTGCTTCCCCATGCCACCACGGCCCGTTCCACTGCCTACGGCACTGCGGGCACAAGCTTTGATCTGGAATACCACACCCCAAGCACCATCGCGGATATATCACATCCCACAACCGCTGGAAGAACCCAGTCACACCCGCCGTATTGGTCATCACAATCATCCAGGCAATGTTGGCAAAGTAGCGTCTTCTAGGACTTTGCGCCATCCACCAGCATCATAGACATACACATCGCCATTGCTGGTGTTAAGTAAAATTGACTCTTCCCCGCGGCCAGCCGTGACATTGACAATATTATCCAAAGAGGCCATGATCGAGATATTTTCACCCAGCGGAACCGAATACAATGCGTTTGCCGACATATTTTGTCCCTTGCCGATCACCACCAAGCGGGTATCTGCAATCCACGCCATATCGCTGATATCTGCGAGGCGTTGCCCGATACGAATAGGCTCTCCCAGCGCCAACGGTCTGCCCGAACTATCACGAACAATTCCCGCCACCAAGATCTGCAAGATACCATCGTCGTCAACAATCATCGCTATGCGCGAGCCCTCGCGTGAGACTGCAATCTCGTGCACGTTCATCCCAGCCAACCACGGCACATCAACAACAGAAGAAACACCCGAGTTGATGTTGGCAACGATCATCGTCATATCCGGCACTCGTTGGCTCACCCAGGCATAACCTTTAATATCCATAGACGGCCCTACGAAATCCGTGCCGGAAACCAGCGCAGTGTACCGGCCAGTGCTATCAATTTCGTACAGGGTGCTAGCCTCGTCTCCAATCGCCACGAAGCGAGTCAACGGCTGACCATACGGAGTTGCTAATCCAGATATGTTGAGATTTTTAAGCTCATTTGCGTTGCCGATAAGGCTAATTCCGTTATCGTTGACAATCGCTGGTTTCCCGTCACTAAGGATCATTAACGACGACGTCGTATAAGGATAGGTAGGAAGCTCGGTTTCGTTCTGGCTTGCTAGCGGGGCGCCGTTGGCTAAAATTTCTACTGCAGTCACGCCAGATACCCCGGTTAGAGTCTTAATGAACTGGGCGTAGAGAATGTTGCGGACGCGTTCTGGTAGTTCGGCAACATCACTGGTGAGGTCAACGCGCGCCAGTGACCCGTTCAAAATCACCACCGGGTTTGCCAGCTGGGTGCCAGGTGGCAACAGTGAGGTTGCTGAACCTGCTAGCCATTGCGATGGTCCTTCAACTAAGCCGCGGGCGGCTGCTGAGACGATTTGGCTACGTGGATACCATCGGGTATCGGCAATAAAAGCAGTTTGGTCTTGGGTGGAAAAATATAGTGGGGTGCGGGCAAAGAGCGTTTGGAAAAGTGATTCGGGCATGGTTACCCCGTCGGGTAGAACGGCAATGCGCCACTGCCCGGCTTTGTCACGTACGAGGGAGAATTCACTAGATAGGGTTGCATCTGCTGTTGCAGCGGTATATCTTCCGGTTGAATCGACGTTTCCGCCGGCTTGTACCGTTACGCGATAGGCTCCCGATCGCGTCTGGCTAACTTGTTGATTTTGCGAATCGGGATAGATGCGTACCTGGGTTGTCGGATTCCAGTTAGCTGATGCCGTTGCCGTCAGATACTGCCGAGCGACTAAGAAATCATCGGAGAATCCAGCAGAAGAAGCTCGCATGAAACCGGCCACGATATCTTGAGGATCGGCGTTATCTGCTGGTCCTTGCGGATCGAGAACGATCCCGTTGGTTGTTTGGATTGGGCGTTCGACTGCTTGGGGCGAGCCTGATGTGGGGATGGATGTACAGGCGCTGATGAAGAATAAGATGAGTACGAGGCTGAAAATCCGCTTCATTCTTCCTCCTGGTGGATCTCACCTGGAACCACGAAGGGTTCCGGAACTTCGAGCGGCAACGGGCGAGTAAACCCTTCACCTGGTTTTCGGGGAATGGTGAGTAAAAATGTTGATCCCACTCCCAGTTCTCCGATAGCTTCGAGGGTGCCGCCGTGAATGAGGGCATCTTCTTTTGCAATTGTTAGTCCTAGACCGGTGCCTCCTGATTTTCGTACCCGCGACGAATCAGCGCGCCAGAATCTATCGAAAACATGTTCGGCTTGGTCTGGGCTAAGGCCAACCCCGTTGTCTTGGACGCGAACTGCTACTGCGTCTCGCCCGCCAATGACTGATACTTGAACGGGTTTACCTTCTGCGTGTTCGAGTGCATTGACGACGAGGTTGCGGATCACTCGCTCGATACGCCGCGGTTCGACGTCGGCATGGGTATCGCCAGAAACATCCATACGCACTACCACACCGTTGTCGATCGCTAACGGATCGGCCATATCGATAACGTTTTGCGAAATTTCAGCGATATCGGTTGTTTGTGGTACGAGGGACATCCCACCGGCGTCGTATCGTGAGATTTCGAGAAGGTCAGAGAGCATCGCATCGAGGTTGCGCAGCTGGGTGTGCTGTAATTCTGCGCTTCGTTTGAGTGCGTTAGGGAGATCTTCACGCTTATCGTAGATGAGTTGCCCAGCCATGCGGATGGTTGTTACCGGGGAGCGTAATTCATGGGATACTGCTGAGACGAAGTTCGTTTGGACTGCAGACATGCGTTCGAGCTTGGTAAATTGCTCCTCGAGGGAGGAGGCCATCGTATTGAAGGATTCGCCTAGTTGGGCAAGCTCATCAGAGCCGTGGACGTGCATGCGCGAATTGAAATCCCCTTCGGTGAGCTTTTGTGCGTTTGCGGCAGCTGCTCGAATCGGACGCAGAATGAATCGGGTCATACCCCAGGAAACAATTATCAAAAGGATGAGTAGTCCAACCATGCCCGCCAGCAATGCACGAATGGTTGCGTTGAGGAGATCTTGCTGATTTTCTAGCGAAAAAACTGCGTAAAGCTCATAGTCTCCCGATCCGGGAATCGTGATTTTTTTGCCCACTACAACTCCGGGCACGCGTTGATCTTTGGTGTTTTCAGTTGCAACAGACTGCCATGCCAAATCGTTGCTATTACCCACAAGTTCGCGCAAATCGGGGGTAACTAAGGAGCGTACTCGAGTCGATGCGACGGTTTCTGGTTCCAAGATGGGGGTACCAGAAAACTCTTGATGCGGTGAGCGGAGCAGCACTCCACCAAGGAGTTCGCGAGCTGGATCATACAGTGATGCTACAACTTCGAGGGCAACACGTTGAGATTGCGCTGTGGTGGGTGAAACAACTACGGAAAACTTTTCTTGGGTCAGTTGGGCATGAGTGGCAAAACGTTCAACGTCAACTGAAACCGTACGCTCGAACACGGCATTGCGTACTTGGTGAGTAATGACTGTTCCGGTGATCGCAATACCTAGCACCGATACCAAAACAATAAATGACACAGTGCGGATGGATAAGGAGGACTGCCAAGAGCGCCGAATTTTCGCAATTCGGCGCTCTAGTGCATCGAAAATACTGAGTTTGCGCGATTTTTTCGCAAACACGTGCTTCACTCCTTAACGGCTCCAGCCCGGTAACCTACACCACGCACAGTTAATACAACATCTGGGTTTTCTGGATCATGTTCAACCTTGGCGCGCAAACGCTGGATATGAACATTAACCAACCGAGTATCAGCAGAGTGCCGGTATCCCCAGACCTGTTCGAGTAACTCTTCGCGAGAAAATACTTGGTAGGGTTTGCGCGCTAGTACCGCAAGGAGATCAAACTCGAGTGGGGTCAAATGCACCGGCTTCCCGTTGCGAGTAACCTCGTGGGCTTTGAGATCAATGCTTAAGTCGGCAACACGCAAAATTTCAGCTTCGTTTTCTTGGCGACGCAAACGCACCTTGACGCGAGCAAGTAGCACGGAGTTCTCAAAGGGTTTGGTCACGTAATCATCTGCGCCTGCTTCGAGCCCTGCAATAACATCAACTGAATCAGTTTTCGCGCTCATCATAATGATAGGAACATCGGATTCTTCACGCAGTTGGCGACAAACTGATACACCATCAAGACCAGGTAACATCACATCGAGTAGGACGAGGTCTGGTTGCTCGGCGCGAAATAATGGCAACACATTCGATCCGTTTGCGCACACAGAAACGTCATATCCTTCTGATTCTAACAAGATAGCGACCATCTCTGAGATACCCGGATCGTCATCAACTACGAGAACACGCATGTGCTTGCCTTTCTTTTATAACTACCCGATACTTTACCGGAAATTGCCGTCAAGGTTCTTCGTCAGAAACCGATGTGAGGTGATGAGCCTGCTCAGCGTCACTGCTTGCTTCATCATAGCCTTCCACAACGGATAACTGTGGGCGCGGGCGCGGGCGCGGAGTTGCCGAAATATCCATCGCAGTTCGTCGAATTTCGCGTTGAGCTGGCCGTGGTGGGGGAACATCTTTTCGTGACGCTTCTCGAATTGCGTCAGCTAACGCAGTCAAATCATCGGTGGAAGGCGCAACCGGCTCAAATTCGGTTTTGAGTCGAATCATTTGCCATCCGATAGGAACGGTTACTGACTGGGCATGATCAACACACAGATCGAACGCCCCAGGTAACGGGACTGGAGAAAGTGTTCCGATGACTGCAGTTGCTTGCTTATAGTCATAGGTCATCGTGGCGACTGCTGGATTTTTGCAGGCGCCTCGGCTACAGCGACGAATTGGACTCACATGAGCTAGTCTACATTGCTCGTCGAAATCATTCGAAGTGGCATAAACTACGTTATGTGATGACTTTGCCAAAACGTGCACATGGAAGACGACGAGACCGGCATGGACGCGGGATTCGAGGCCCGATTCTGGACCTGGATTCACCTGCGTATCGCACTCGTGCGCAAAAATTTGACGATATTTTAGCCTGGGAACTCAACGCATTTAGAACCTATCTCGGCAGTCGATTAAATCGCTATGATTTCGCAGTGATCGATGTACCTCCAACCGATCCTGCCCCGTGGGAAGACGGTATTCCTCTTGCACGTTTTCTTCCGTTTGAGCGTCCGTCAAAGATTCTTGGTCGCATCGTTTTTTATCGATTGCCGATGACTATGGCCGCACTTAGTGAAGATGATCCGCGTGCTTTTATCCACGACGTTATGGTTAGCCAGATCGCCACTGCGCTCAATATCGATCCCAATGATATTGATTTTATTGGAAAAATTTAAGGCCGAACTCGCACCGCAACAGCTTGATCATCCATTCCGTGAGCAACAAGTGGCAGATATGCCACGCCGGTTCCCTCGTTGAGGGCAGTTTTGATCTGCACATAGGCGTATGCCGGTTGTGTGCTATCAAACCAGATGTATCGAACCCGCTCGGGGATCACGATAGTTTGCGTACCGCTGATATTTTCAGTGGCGGTATAAACCTCATCGCCCGCATCATCATATCCAACCAGTACAACCTGGGTGGGTTGGGGGCTTCCTACGATTAATTGAGACTGATCCTTAACCATCGCACCGCCAGCTTCGATCGGAAGCTGGCCAGCTATCCACGCACTATCAGTTGCTTCGCCGCTAGCAACAGCGACTTTGATACTTGCGGTCAGTGGTTTCTCGCTGTCAACACCCACCGAGTAACTACCGGCAGATAACCCATCTAACGTCAAATCGAGCACCGACTGGGCTGGAAGAGTAACGCTAGGAGTTCCCGGCAGCGGTTCGACGTCGTTGCCTAAGACCGTAATATCTGCGGTGAGCTCTTCGTCATGCGGATTGACAATACGCAACGTTGCACGTTGATCCTCACTGTCCGCTCCTGGGGCGACGTTGGCAGGTTGTGTTACGACCAAGCCGGGCATGACGAGACTGGTAGCGAAGTCAGAATTAGTCACAACCGAAATACCGCGCGGGGTAAACCCATCGAGTTCATTAGTTTGAAGCGTAGCTGAAAATGGGCCTGAGTCAGAAGTAAGATGCAAGGCAAGCTGTGCTGTATCTGCAAGCAGACCGTCGAGATTCACTTCCACTTTTGCCTGCGGGGCTACCGATATTTCTGGTGAACCAGCAAAATCAACCCGGCCACGTTCCCCAAATGCTGCAACGCTCACCGTAATGGGCTGATCCCCTGGGTTTGCAACGCTGAGCACGTTGTATGTTCCCACACCAGCCTGGCTACCGACCAGCCACATAGATTGGCGAGCCCACTGGCACGGATTTATCGCCAAGCCACGCATATCTCCGCCGCCTATGCGCGCATAGGTCCCTCCCATAACTCGTTGCGTGGCAGCCTGGGTTTGGTTGATAAACACGCTCCCACTACCCTGAGCAGAGTTGAAGGTTTTCCCCGAGGCGTTAATAGTGCGCGGCGCCGAACTTTGACCTGTCTCGCCATCGACCCAGCGCCCACCGTTGACAAATATAGCGGTAGAAACATCGAGCGTTTCAGCTTGTGTTTCCACGTTGATACCTTGGGAGACTGTGCGAGCTAGTGCCCCGGTACACGTCAACGAATGAGTTTGTCCTACCGGAAGATAGCGCGCCACTGTTTGAGTTTGTGGTGATGCCTGGGGCAAGGACCATCCAAGAGCGATGGTGGCCCCTACCAATCCAATAATGGCCAGTGCGGATATGACGGGTTTTAGTTTCATAGCTGAGCTCTCCGGCGCACTCTGGGCAATGCTGCGATCAGCGCAATCAGCATTGCGCTGTATTGGCTAATTGTTAGCAGGCCGTGGACAGTATCTGAGGTTGATACCTGAAGATTTCCGTGAGCATGGGCTGGCATTGTGAATGCTTGCTGCCATGAGAGCTGGTGTGGGCTAAGGGCCTCATTATCGACTACAGCTTCCCATGTGGGCGCAAACCGCTCTGGGATTACCACTATTTGCTCGTGGTCATCTGGAAGGATCTGGCGTGTGCGCCCAACATGCGCTCGAATAATACCATCGTCGCTATCATCAACGCGCCAAAAATCACCAGATTCATGCCCGGAAACATAGGTTATATCGGAGATTGTATTAAGAGCCGCCACAAGTTGGTTACGATAGATATCTGCACCGGGCTCACCGGGACGCACTAGCACAAGGGAAATACCATGGGCACGCAGATCGCCACTAACTGACTGAGCACGCCCGGTAATATTTGCAACCGTCTGCCCCAGATGCTCAGCCGGAGTCGGATCGGAGGAACTGACACGCACACTCATGCTCGATTCAGTCAATTCGATTCCGTAGCCGCGCCAGAGTTGAGCGTCGATGCCGGTGGCGTTGGCACTTAAAGCCAAAACCTTCTCCCCGTTGCGTTGGTCTTCACTGCCCACTGCCGGCAACAGATTCTCTGAGACAGGTTCAATACTGCGTAGCTCGGCTATATTGAGTATGAAATAACTGCTTGAGCCCAGGGTGCCTATCGCGAGGATAACACTTAAAAAACCTATCGCAATATGTTTGACACCAAACGAGGATGCGCGCAACCACGAAGCTGTACCCGCAAATCCAGCAGCTACTGCCATCACCAATGATATCCACGTCAATTCTTGTCCCAAGCCCGGCCATAGATTCATGCCAGGATCGGTGAT containing:
- a CDS encoding DUF3499 domain-containing protein, which codes for MSPIRRCSRGACKNPAVATMTYDYKQATAVIGTLSPVPLPGAFDLCVDHAQSVTVPIGWQMIRLKTEFEPVAPSTDDLTALADAIREASRKDVPPPRPAQREIRRTAMDISATPRPRPRPQLSVVEGYDEASSDAEQAHHLTSVSDEEP
- a CDS encoding metallopeptidase family protein produces the protein MTLPKRAHGRRRDRHGRGIRGPILDLDSPAYRTRAQKFDDILAWELNAFRTYLGSRLNRYDFAVIDVPPTDPAPWEDGIPLARFLPFERPSKILGRIVFYRLPMTMAALSEDDPRAFIHDVMVSQIATALNIDPNDIDFIGKI
- a CDS encoding DUF5719 family protein; this translates as MKLKPVISALAIIGLVGATIALGWSLPQASPQTQTVARYLPVGQTHSLTCTGALARTVSQGINVETQAETLDVSTAIFVNGGRWVDGETGQSSAPRTINASGKTFNSAQGSGSVFINQTQAATQRVMGGTYARIGGGDMRGLAINPCQWARQSMWLVGSQAGVGTYNVLSVANPGDQPITVSVAAFGERGRVDFAGSPEISVAPQAKVEVNLDGLLADTAQLALHLTSDSGPFSATLQTNELDGFTPRGISVVTNSDFATSLVMPGLVVTQPANVAPGADSEDQRATLRIVNPHDEELTADITVLGNDVEPLPGTPSVTLPAQSVLDLTLDGLSAGSYSVGVDSEKPLTASIKVAVASGEATDSAWIAGQLPIEAGGAMVKDQSQLIVGSPQPTQVVLVGYDDAGDEVYTATENISGTQTIVIPERVRYIWFDSTQPAYAYVQIKTALNEGTGVAYLPLVAHGMDDQAVAVRVRP